TAGCGACCGACCTCCACCTCGGCCTCGCTCGGTTCCGGCTGCTCGGGCCGGCCCCGGCGGAACCGCTCCAACACCGATTCAATCGGACCGGGCGAGTTCGCCGGGTCGTACGGCCGGGCCCACGGCGGGGTGTACTTCGCTGAGGTTGTCACGTTCACAACGACCTCCCGGTGCGTTGGTTATTGATCAAGGCATCGAGCAACGTTGCAGTCAACTCTTGCGCTCGACGGGCATCACTGTCAATACTCAACGCGACGACAACAGTCGATCACCGTTACGGCCGGTCGATCGAAATCGGAAGCGGGAGTGCGCGATGGCGAAGTCGAATCAGCCCACAGTGGTCGGTCGCGGGCTCGGTGGCGAGTTGCGTGGGCTGCGGGAGGCGAAGAAGCTCGGCCTGCGCCGGGTCGCCGCCCGGCTCGACTGGCAGGCGTCGAAACTGTCCCGGATGGAGACCGGCATCCAGGGCATCCGGGCCGAGGATGTTGCTTCCCTACTGGTGATCTACGGCGTGACCGGTGACGAACGCAGGCGCCTGCTCGGCATGGCCGAACGCTCCGCCGAGTCGGGCTGGTGGGAGGTGATCGGCGGGCTCTCCGACGAATCCCGTACGTTGATCCGCCTGGAAGCCGAGGCCACCAGCGTCGTCAACTGGCAGCCGCTGCTGATTCCCGGCCTGCTCCAGACCGCCGACTACACCCAGGTGCTGATGCGCGACGGCGGGGTCGAGGAGCCGGACGCCCAGTCCCGGGTGGCGGCCCGACTTGGCCGACAGGCGGTCCTCACCCGTCCACAACCGCCGGAGCTGCTGGCGATCGTCGACGAGATGGTGTTGCGCCGGGTGCTCGGCAGCCCTCGGCTGATGGCCCGCCAGCTCCGGCACCTGATCGAGGCCGCGGAACGCCCCAACATCACGCTGCGAGTGGTGCCGTTCGCGGTCGGCGGGCATCCCGGACTCGACGGCGGGTTCGCGCTCTTCGACTTCCCCCGCAACAAATCCGTGGTCTATCTCGACCAGAAAATCTCCGGGCTCTTCCTGGAGGAGACACCGCAGGTGGCGTTCTTCCGGCGGGAGGCGGAGCGGCTCGGCGCGGTAGCCTTGAGCCCCACCGAGTCGGTCGACTTTGTTGCGCGGGTCGCAACGGAGCACGAGCGAGAGTGAGTCTCCCGGATGATCGCCCCTGACCTCTCCGCCGCCACCTGGCGCAAGTCCAGCCGCAGCGGCACCAACGCGGACTGCGTCGAGATCGCCGAGTTGCCCGAGGCGGTTGCCGTACGCGACTCCAAGGACCCGTACGGGCCGACGCTCGCCTTCGACCGCACCGCCTGGGCCAGCTTTGTCACCCGTACGCCAAGGGCTTTCTCGGTCTGAGCACCGCCCACGGTCAGCCGGCGACCTGCCCCAGGAAGGCGTCGAGGCTGGCCATGGTCCGCTCGATCTTTTCTTCGAGGGTGATCGACTCGTGGAGGCGACGGCCGGCGTCCTTCTTGCCGCGCAGATAGAGCGAGCAGGCCAGGTCGGTGCAGATGTAGAGCCCGACGGAGTTGCCCTGCCGCCCGCTCGGCCCGGCCTTGCGCGCGGTCATCAGCGAAACGCCGTCGCCGGTGTGCGTGGTCAGGCACAACGAGCACATGCTGCGTCGCAGCTGCCCGGTCTGCGATGCCACCCGCAGCGCCACCCCGACGAGCCCGCTGCCGGACTCGGTGACCAGGTAGGCCCGCTCGCCACCGGAGGGGTCCCGCCACCCGAAGAAGTCAAGGTCGGCCCAGGGTCGCGCGTCCAGATCCTTCGGCACGCCCAGCCGCTTCGCCTCGCCCTTGGTGCAGTTGACGAAGGACGCGCGGATGGCAGGCTCGGTCACGGGCATCATAGGAGTTATCCTAGAAGCCCTAGGCAAATGATTAAAACTTCTAGGTACGGAGTGTGGTGCACGTGGCACGTGCCGGGGTGACCACCGAACGCCTGACCCTGGCGGCGGCGGAGCTGGCCGACGAGGCCGGCTTCGAGAACGTGACCGTCTCGGCACTCGCCCGCCGCTTCGGCGTCAAGGACGCCAGCCTCTACTCCCACATCAGGAACGCGCAGGACCTGCGGATCAAGGTCGCACTGCTGGCCTTG
The Micromonospora pisi DNA segment above includes these coding regions:
- a CDS encoding DUF397 domain-containing protein codes for the protein MIAPDLSAATWRKSSRSGTNADCVEIAELPEAVAVRDSKDPYGPTLAFDRTAWASFVTRTPRAFSV
- a CDS encoding helix-turn-helix domain-containing protein, yielding MAKSNQPTVVGRGLGGELRGLREAKKLGLRRVAARLDWQASKLSRMETGIQGIRAEDVASLLVIYGVTGDERRRLLGMAERSAESGWWEVIGGLSDESRTLIRLEAEATSVVNWQPLLIPGLLQTADYTQVLMRDGGVEEPDAQSRVAARLGRQAVLTRPQPPELLAIVDEMVLRRVLGSPRLMARQLRHLIEAAERPNITLRVVPFAVGGHPGLDGGFALFDFPRNKSVVYLDQKISGLFLEETPQVAFFRREAERLGAVALSPTESVDFVARVATEHERE
- a CDS encoding FBP domain-containing protein produces the protein MPVTEPAIRASFVNCTKGEAKRLGVPKDLDARPWADLDFFGWRDPSGGERAYLVTESGSGLVGVALRVASQTGQLRRSMCSLCLTTHTGDGVSLMTARKAGPSGRQGNSVGLYICTDLACSLYLRGKKDAGRRLHESITLEEKIERTMASLDAFLGQVAG